In a genomic window of Croceibacterium sp. TMG7-5b_MA50:
- a CDS encoding permease, producing the protein MTTLPRRVLALYLLLGFSAGLPFYMFNAVLLLRLSRHGVDIVTIGFFAWIALLPTFKFAWAPLLERWGVPGFDAFWGRRRGWIMLAQLGITASMVAMAFTADDSSLPLTALFATLLAFWTTTLEVAADGWRIELAPTAEGQGPLVAANLWGYRSAMVAAGSGAVLVAAWADWTAAYLVIAVAAFVPFPVLAAMRGEPDAPIGRLPALIGGLLASAAILLASAAVAALTGAGLLRAATAAGIGAGSNITPVVLAVCLLPFVALALALPRIRRLPRDADERMNGWIAPYVELFWRHGYRVLVLLAFVSVYRMGDVLALTLSHPLWNDRGYSLAQIGVADGVVSLLASMAGVALGGWAAARLRLGLALLLGAIVAGLANFGFVWQTWQPPAGWVLYLVAAADQFGNGMAGAVFVVFLSLQVSAKYPAAQYAFLSGFAFLLPRLLAGASGAISQSIGYDGFFALAGGVTLAAVLFLPFLHTGRQVE; encoded by the coding sequence ATGACCACGCTGCCGCGCCGGGTGCTGGCGCTGTACCTGCTGCTGGGCTTTTCCGCCGGGCTGCCGTTCTACATGTTCAATGCCGTGCTGCTGCTGCGCCTGTCGCGGCACGGGGTGGATATCGTGACGATCGGCTTCTTCGCCTGGATCGCGCTGCTGCCGACCTTCAAGTTCGCCTGGGCCCCGCTGCTGGAACGCTGGGGCGTGCCGGGCTTCGACGCGTTCTGGGGCCGGCGGCGCGGCTGGATCATGCTGGCGCAGCTGGGCATCACGGCCAGCATGGTGGCGATGGCCTTCACCGCAGACGATAGCAGCCTGCCGCTGACCGCCCTGTTCGCCACGCTGCTGGCGTTCTGGACCACCACGCTGGAGGTCGCCGCCGATGGCTGGCGGATCGAACTGGCCCCCACGGCGGAAGGCCAGGGACCGCTCGTCGCCGCGAATCTGTGGGGATACCGCAGCGCCATGGTCGCGGCGGGCAGCGGCGCGGTGCTGGTGGCGGCTTGGGCCGACTGGACCGCCGCCTATCTGGTGATCGCCGTGGCGGCCTTTGTGCCCTTCCCCGTGCTGGCCGCGATGCGAGGGGAGCCGGATGCGCCGATCGGTCGGCTGCCGGCGCTGATCGGCGGGTTGCTGGCGAGCGCGGCGATCCTGCTGGCGAGTGCCGCCGTCGCCGCGCTGACAGGCGCGGGGCTGCTGCGCGCCGCCACTGCCGCCGGGATCGGCGCGGGCAGCAATATCACGCCGGTCGTGCTGGCGGTGTGCCTGCTGCCCTTCGTGGCGCTGGCGCTCGCCCTGCCGCGCATCCGCCGCCTGCCGCGCGATGCGGACGAACGGATGAACGGCTGGATCGCCCCCTATGTGGAGCTGTTCTGGCGGCACGGCTACCGCGTGCTGGTGCTGCTCGCCTTCGTGTCGGTGTATCGCATGGGGGACGTGCTGGCGCTGACCCTGTCGCACCCCTTGTGGAACGATCGCGGTTACTCGCTGGCGCAGATCGGCGTGGCCGATGGCGTGGTGTCGCTGCTCGCCAGCATGGCCGGCGTCGCGCTGGGCGGCTGGGCGGCGGCGCGGTTGCGGCTGGGCCTGGCGCTGCTGCTGGGCGCGATCGTGGCGGGCTTGGCGAATTTCGGCTTCGTCTGGCAGACATGGCAGCCGCCCGCCGGCTGGGTGCTGTATCTGGTGGCGGCGGCGGACCAGTTCGGCAACGGCATGGCCGGCGCGGTGTTCGTGGTGTTCCTGTCGCTGCAGGTCAGCGCGAAGTACCCGGCGGCGCAATACGCCTTCCTGTCGGGTTTCGCCTTCCTGCTGCCGCGCCTGCTGGCGGGCGCATCGGGCGCGATCAGCCAGAGCATCGGCTATGACGGGTTCTTCGCGCTGGCGGGCGGTGTCACGCTGGCGGCGGTCCTGTTCCTGCCGTTCCTCCATACCGGTAGGCAGGTCGAATGA
- a CDS encoding prolyl oligopeptidase family serine peptidase — protein MRSFLLLLAAVLLSPAHALAQSSAEAAATDLLARHMAAPFAGGLVGADDAPVFAWVENRGGARNVLVATPGQAARAVTAYTGDEGIEISGVALSPDGRRVAFVRGGDAEWPGRSAPNTGLLPIAPRPTVWLVPAAGGDPVRLGEGHAPVFSADGRQVAWASGGTAWLHDGAEARRIAQLPGSVDDLSFSPDGTRLLLRDVRGGHALVGVLPLDAGSLNGGPLVYATAALAYQGDPVWSPDGRHFAFIQFREPPGDDPSAAGWWSVRVADAATGAVRTVWSAAGGEGARFYGTRGQNLYWTANGTLLFSSEASGFLHVLAVPAAGGTARDLTPDAGEVEHFLPAADALIYSAGGGDPDGRQVWRVPLTGGTARRMTPPEQLAFMPVAGGDTLAALAADWDSPVHPVLVEGMAPLSAALDLPAMVEPEIVTYEAADGVAVHAQLFRAAGEGQRPALVFVHGGPRRQMLPGFHPYYYYHNAYLMNQALARAGYHVLSVNYRSGTNYGRAFREAPETGRGGAAEYRDVLAGGRWLGAQGFVDPDRIGIWGGSWGGYLTALALARDSDLFAAGVDLHGVHTLLRPAPTDVAPAEAERARQLQWDSSPMAALDRWRSPVLLVHGDDDANVPFSQSLLLARELHARGVPFEELAWPNERHDFFRNDHWLATYRASIDFLDRHLKGPAR, from the coding sequence ATGCGTTCCTTCCTGCTGCTCCTCGCCGCCGTGCTGCTGTCGCCGGCCCACGCCCTTGCGCAGAGTTCCGCTGAAGCCGCCGCCACCGATCTGCTGGCCCGGCACATGGCCGCGCCGTTTGCCGGCGGTCTGGTCGGCGCGGACGACGCGCCGGTCTTCGCCTGGGTGGAGAACCGGGGCGGCGCGCGCAACGTGCTGGTGGCGACACCCGGGCAGGCGGCGCGCGCGGTGACCGCCTATACCGGGGACGAGGGGATCGAGATTTCGGGCGTGGCGCTCAGTCCCGATGGCCGGCGCGTCGCCTTCGTGCGCGGGGGCGATGCGGAATGGCCGGGGCGCAGCGCGCCCAATACCGGCCTGTTGCCGATCGCGCCGCGCCCCACCGTCTGGCTGGTGCCGGCCGCCGGGGGCGATCCGGTGCGGCTGGGCGAGGGCCATGCACCCGTGTTCAGCGCCGATGGCCGACAGGTGGCGTGGGCCAGCGGCGGGACGGCGTGGCTGCATGATGGCGCGGAGGCACGACGGATCGCGCAACTGCCAGGCAGCGTGGACGACCTGTCCTTCAGCCCCGACGGAACCCGCCTGCTGCTGCGCGATGTCCGTGGCGGGCACGCGCTGGTCGGCGTGCTGCCGCTGGATGCCGGCTCGCTGAACGGGGGGCCGCTGGTCTATGCGACGGCGGCGCTGGCGTACCAGGGTGATCCGGTGTGGTCGCCCGATGGCCGGCACTTCGCCTTTATCCAGTTCCGTGAGCCACCCGGCGACGATCCGAGCGCGGCCGGCTGGTGGTCCGTCCGCGTCGCCGATGCCGCCACCGGCGCGGTGCGGACCGTCTGGTCGGCGGCGGGCGGCGAAGGCGCGCGGTTCTACGGCACGCGCGGGCAGAACCTGTACTGGACCGCGAATGGCACGCTGCTATTCTCGTCGGAGGCGAGCGGCTTCCTGCATGTGCTGGCGGTACCGGCGGCGGGCGGGACGGCGCGAGACCTGACGCCTGATGCCGGCGAGGTGGAGCATTTCCTGCCCGCCGCCGACGCCCTGATCTATAGCGCGGGCGGTGGCGATCCCGACGGGCGGCAGGTGTGGCGCGTGCCGCTGACGGGCGGCACGGCACGGCGAATGACCCCGCCGGAGCAGCTCGCCTTCATGCCCGTGGCGGGCGGCGACACGCTGGCAGCCCTGGCCGCCGACTGGGACAGCCCGGTCCATCCCGTGCTGGTGGAGGGCATGGCGCCGCTTTCCGCCGCGTTGGACCTGCCGGCCATGGTGGAGCCGGAGATCGTCACCTACGAGGCGGCCGATGGCGTCGCCGTCCATGCGCAATTGTTCCGCGCGGCAGGCGAGGGACAGCGCCCGGCGCTGGTGTTCGTGCATGGCGGTCCGCGGCGGCAGATGCTGCCGGGCTTCCACCCGTATTACTATTACCACAACGCCTACCTGATGAACCAGGCGCTGGCCCGTGCCGGGTACCACGTCCTGTCGGTCAATTATCGCAGCGGCACCAATTATGGCCGCGCTTTCCGGGAGGCGCCGGAGACCGGGCGCGGCGGCGCAGCCGAGTACCGCGACGTGCTGGCCGGTGGGCGCTGGCTGGGGGCGCAGGGCTTCGTCGACCCCGACAGGATCGGCATCTGGGGCGGCAGCTGGGGCGGGTACCTGACCGCGCTGGCCCTGGCGCGCGACAGCGACCTGTTCGCCGCCGGGGTGGACCTGCACGGCGTCCACACCCTGCTGCGTCCCGCGCCGACCGATGTCGCGCCGGCAGAGGCGGAGCGGGCGCGGCAATTGCAGTGGGACAGTTCGCCGATGGCGGCGCTCGACCGCTGGCGCTCCCCCGTGCTGCTGGTCCATGGCGATGACGATGCCAACGTGCCGTTCAGCCAGTCGCTGCTGCTGGCGCGCGAGCTGCACGCGCGCGGCGTGCCGTTCGAGGAGCTGGCCTGGCCGAACGAGCGGCACGACTTCTTCCGCAACGATCACTGGCTGGCGACCTATCGCGCCAGCATCGACTTCCTGGACCGGCATCTGAAAGGGCCCGCACGGTGA
- a CDS encoding N-acetylmuramic acid 6-phosphate etherase, producing the protein MNTEACDPRYRELEQWPTAQAIAAMWEGQLAAVAAIGPAVPAIAAAAEDAAMRLGRHDAGRLVYAGAGTSARLAVLDGTELGPTFSWPAARVAYLPAGGMAAVTQAVEGAEDDVAAAGAAVAAARIGPVDVVVAVAASGRTPFTCAIVQAARAMGALTIAIANSPDTPLLAGADHPLCAPTGAEVLAGSTRMKAGTAQKAVLNLLSTAIMLRLGRVHRGRMVALRVANAKLAARALRLVQDLAGLDAREAERALALADGDVRLALLVARGLDPDGARAALAEAEGDVGRVLRTGA; encoded by the coding sequence ATGAACACCGAAGCGTGCGACCCCCGCTACCGCGAGCTGGAACAATGGCCGACCGCGCAGGCGATTGCCGCCATGTGGGAAGGGCAATTGGCGGCCGTGGCCGCGATCGGCCCGGCCGTGCCCGCGATCGCGGCGGCGGCGGAAGATGCCGCCATGCGGCTGGGCCGCCACGATGCGGGCCGGCTGGTCTATGCGGGCGCGGGCACATCCGCCCGGCTGGCGGTGCTCGACGGGACGGAGCTGGGCCCGACCTTCAGCTGGCCGGCGGCGCGGGTGGCATACCTGCCGGCGGGCGGCATGGCGGCGGTGACGCAGGCGGTCGAGGGGGCGGAGGACGACGTGGCGGCGGCGGGCGCGGCGGTGGCGGCGGCGCGGATCGGCCCCGTCGACGTGGTGGTTGCGGTCGCCGCCAGCGGCCGCACGCCGTTCACCTGCGCCATTGTGCAGGCCGCGCGGGCGATGGGCGCGCTGACGATCGCCATCGCCAACAGCCCCGACACTCCGCTGCTGGCCGGTGCCGACCACCCGCTGTGCGCCCCTACCGGGGCGGAGGTGCTGGCCGGATCGACCCGGATGAAGGCGGGCACCGCGCAGAAGGCGGTGCTGAACCTGCTGTCCACCGCCATCATGCTGCGGCTGGGGCGGGTCCATCGCGGGCGGATGGTCGCGCTGCGCGTCGCCAATGCCAAGCTGGCGGCGCGCGCCTTGCGGCTGGTGCAGGATCTCGCCGGGCTGGACGCGCGGGAGGCGGAGCGGGCGCTGGCTCTGGCCGATGGCGACGTGCGCCTGGCGCTGCTGGTCGCCCGCGGCCTCGACCCTGATGGCGCCCGCGCGGCGCTGGCGGAGGCGGAGGGCGACGTGGGCCGCGTCCTGCGGACCGGCGCATGA
- the rarD gene encoding EamA family transporter RarD → MTDMPESRRGLASGVGAYVLWGLLPVYFHFVASVAGTEIVAQRVVWSVVLLLPLVLLARRGGAVWQALTAPRVLAMLAASAALIAANWLLYVWAVQHHQVLAASMAYFLNPLINIALGVALLGERLRRAQAAAVVLAGAGVAVLALDAGTGLWLSLSIALSFAFYGLIRKLAPVDALSGLTVETMLLAPIALGYLWWLAGHGGMSFGQEAGLTALLVLAGAVTTVPLLLFAAAARALRLTTLGLLQFIAPSLQFVLAITLFGETLDARRIASFGLIWAGLAVYVAGNLLARRNRVAA, encoded by the coding sequence ATGACCGACATGCCGGAAAGCCGCCGCGGTTTGGCGAGCGGGGTGGGCGCTTACGTGTTGTGGGGCCTGCTGCCGGTCTATTTCCATTTCGTCGCCAGCGTGGCGGGGACGGAGATCGTGGCGCAACGCGTGGTCTGGTCGGTCGTGCTGCTGCTGCCGCTGGTGCTGCTGGCCCGCCGCGGCGGCGCGGTGTGGCAGGCGCTGACGGCGCCGCGCGTGCTGGCGATGCTGGCGGCGAGCGCAGCGCTGATCGCGGCCAACTGGCTGCTGTATGTCTGGGCGGTGCAGCACCATCAGGTGCTGGCGGCCAGCATGGCCTATTTCCTGAACCCTCTCATCAACATCGCGCTGGGCGTGGCGCTGCTGGGCGAACGGCTGCGCCGGGCGCAGGCGGCCGCCGTGGTGCTGGCGGGCGCTGGCGTCGCGGTGCTGGCGCTGGATGCGGGCACCGGCCTGTGGCTCAGCCTGTCGATCGCGCTCAGCTTCGCCTTCTACGGCCTGATCCGCAAACTGGCGCCGGTGGACGCGCTGTCCGGCCTGACGGTGGAGACCATGCTGCTGGCGCCGATCGCGCTCGGCTACCTGTGGTGGCTGGCGGGACATGGCGGGATGAGCTTCGGGCAGGAAGCCGGGCTGACCGCGCTGCTGGTGCTGGCGGGCGCGGTCACCACCGTGCCGCTGCTGCTGTTCGCCGCGGCTGCCCGCGCGCTGCGCCTGACCACGCTGGGCCTGTTGCAGTTCATCGCGCCGTCGCTGCAATTCGTGCTGGCGATCACCCTGTTCGGGGAAACGCTGGACGCGCGCCGCATCGCGAGCTTCGGCCTGATCTGGGCGGGCCTTGCTGTCTATGTCGCGGGCAACCTGCTGGCGCGGCGCAACCGCGTGGCGGCCTAA
- a CDS encoding serine hydrolase: protein MMEQVVEAGFAPAAARVAAGRIPGAVLGVVTADGAKAVRLAGMAALEPVPEVLTRDHWFDLASVSKVIATTTMVLHLAEQWQLDLDRPLTDAIPDLRQYDVANAAERRLTFRDCLAHRTHLPAVEPIYTYGDDPARLRAFVLQREWRAGPAVYSDINFILLGIAVERITGAPLSDWPLGAGLQYGPVTAPAVATEHCHWRGRVMRGEVHDENAWALGGAPGHAGLFGTVDGVLDWAAALLRGEVLGPEGQAAIRTPVHGDRTCGWERAFSGWHGGEACSAETIGHTGFTGTGLWIDWQRGLAWTLLTNRVHPTRHADSGIFDLRPAVGDAVVRAFDQPLGA from the coding sequence ATGATGGAGCAGGTGGTGGAGGCCGGCTTCGCCCCGGCGGCGGCGCGGGTGGCGGCAGGCCGCATTCCCGGCGCGGTGCTGGGGGTGGTGACGGCGGATGGCGCGAAGGCGGTTCGGCTGGCTGGCATGGCCGCGCTGGAGCCGGTGCCGGAGGTCCTGACCCGCGATCACTGGTTCGATCTCGCCAGCGTCAGCAAGGTGATCGCCACGACCACGATGGTGCTGCACCTGGCGGAGCAATGGCAGCTCGACCTCGACCGCCCGCTGACCGACGCCATTCCCGATCTGCGGCAATATGACGTGGCGAACGCGGCGGAGCGCCGGCTGACCTTCCGCGATTGCCTGGCGCACCGCACGCATCTGCCCGCGGTGGAGCCGATCTACACCTATGGCGATGATCCCGCACGGCTGCGCGCCTTCGTGCTGCAGCGCGAATGGCGTGCCGGTCCGGCGGTCTATTCCGACATCAACTTCATCCTGCTGGGCATCGCGGTGGAGCGGATCACCGGCGCGCCCCTGAGCGACTGGCCGCTGGGGGCGGGTCTGCAATACGGCCCCGTCACGGCACCCGCCGTCGCCACCGAACATTGCCATTGGCGCGGGCGGGTGATGCGGGGCGAGGTGCATGACGAGAACGCCTGGGCGCTGGGCGGCGCGCCGGGCCATGCCGGGCTGTTCGGCACGGTGGACGGTGTGCTGGACTGGGCGGCGGCGCTGCTGCGCGGGGAGGTGCTGGGACCGGAAGGGCAGGCGGCGATCCGCACGCCCGTCCACGGTGATCGAACCTGCGGCTGGGAACGCGCCTTTTCCGGCTGGCACGGCGGCGAGGCGTGCAGTGCGGAGACGATCGGCCATACCGGCTTCACCGGCACCGGCCTGTGGATCGACTGGCAGCGCGGCCTCGCCTGGACGCTGCTGACCAACCGCGTGCACCCCACGCGCCATGCCGACAGCGGCATCTTCGACCTCAGGCCTGCCGTGGGTGACGCGGTGGTGCGGGCGTTTGACCAGCCGTTGGGGGCATAG
- the dacB gene encoding D-alanyl-D-alanine carboxypeptidase/D-alanyl-D-alanine-endopeptidase — MRRLLLVAALLPLPALAQAPLTQEVAAILGEAPAGTRFGLLVETQAGEEIVAVSPDNRFVPASNTKLFTTLGAYPVLAELQAAARGTAVRLVPAGDGMVDVVLVGHGDPALSSAPGCTVQCLTTLADAVAGEMDGATRRVRHVVGDDSWYPDERWPSGMSWNNIPSRSGTATSALTLDDNEALLTITPGAAGEAATVEGSGYYTIDNRVRTVPGSAEAVAFERLPFDRVLRLSGTIGAESGPVTLRGGIDDPAHHAAWHLARLLRQRGVAIAGEVQARHLPAEAADAQAPEEASLLELPASPVTEDVVVINKVSQNLHAELLLRRLGRLAASGSVADGQAALHATLDEPAKGAGWYLADGSGMSNYNRVTPRAVVALLHWAGAQPWGEAWRASLPVAGQDGTLRSRFAATPLAGRLWAKTGSLNAARALSGTMQAASGRVLVFSAFANDMPPGGDAAATAVLDRALLAIAAAN; from the coding sequence ATGCGCCGGTTGCTGCTGGTCGCCGCGTTGCTGCCGCTGCCGGCGCTGGCGCAGGCACCCCTGACGCAGGAGGTGGCGGCGATCCTGGGGGAGGCGCCCGCCGGCACCCGCTTTGGCCTGCTGGTGGAGACGCAGGCGGGGGAGGAGATCGTGGCGGTGTCGCCCGATAACCGGTTCGTGCCGGCATCCAACACCAAGCTGTTCACCACGCTGGGCGCCTATCCCGTGCTGGCGGAGCTGCAGGCGGCGGCGCGGGGCACGGCGGTGCGGCTGGTGCCCGCCGGCGACGGCATGGTGGACGTGGTGCTGGTGGGCCATGGCGATCCAGCGCTGTCCAGTGCGCCCGGTTGCACCGTGCAATGCCTCACCACCCTGGCCGATGCGGTGGCCGGGGAGATGGACGGCGCAACGCGGCGAGTGCGCCATGTGGTGGGTGACGACAGCTGGTACCCGGACGAGCGGTGGCCTTCCGGCATGAGCTGGAACAATATCCCCAGCCGTTCCGGCACCGCGACCAGCGCGCTGACGCTGGACGACAACGAGGCGTTGCTGACCATCACACCCGGCGCGGCGGGCGAGGCGGCGACCGTCGAGGGCAGCGGGTACTACACGATCGACAACCGCGTGCGGACGGTGCCGGGCAGCGCGGAGGCGGTGGCGTTCGAGCGCCTGCCGTTCGACCGGGTGTTGCGGCTGAGCGGTACGATCGGTGCCGAAAGCGGCCCGGTCACGCTGCGCGGCGGGATCGACGATCCGGCGCATCATGCCGCCTGGCACCTCGCCCGCCTGCTGCGCCAGCGCGGCGTGGCGATCGCGGGGGAGGTGCAGGCGCGGCACCTGCCGGCGGAGGCGGCGGACGCGCAGGCGCCGGAAGAAGCATCGCTGCTGGAACTGCCGGCATCCCCCGTGACGGAGGATGTGGTGGTCATCAACAAGGTCAGCCAAAACCTCCATGCCGAATTGCTGCTGCGTCGGCTGGGCCGGCTGGCGGCCAGCGGGTCGGTGGCGGACGGGCAGGCTGCGCTGCATGCCACACTGGACGAGCCAGCTAAGGGTGCCGGCTGGTACCTGGCCGACGGGTCCGGCATGTCGAACTACAACCGGGTCACGCCGCGCGCCGTCGTGGCGCTGCTGCACTGGGCGGGGGCGCAGCCCTGGGGGGAGGCGTGGCGGGCCAGCCTGCCGGTCGCGGGGCAGGACGGCACCTTGCGCAGCCGCTTCGCCGCAACGCCGCTGGCCGGGCGGCTGTGGGCCAAGACCGGATCGCTGAACGCCGCGCGCGCGCTCAGTGGCACGATGCAGGCGGCGAGTGGGCGGGTGCTGGTGTTCTCAGCCTTCGCCAACGACATGCCGCCAGGCGGCGACGCGGCGGCGACCGCCGTGCTGGACCGCGCGCTGCTGGCGATCGCCGCCGCGAACTGA
- a CDS encoding amidohydrolase family protein, with translation MRLLAALLLLMPVPALAQTVLIRDARVFDGTGTPAYPADVLVQDGRIAAVGPDLDRPRGAVLVRARGMTLIPGLHDLHTHLRASGHGGPEDMGKAWLAHLLNGVTTVNDYSVSGEMIGPIRALTARSGANGQMWAPHLNLAVRTGVPGGHGTEYGWGDAFTLKAATARAAHRAMERALPYKPDVIKAFTDGWRYGRGNDLNDMNVETLAAMVADAHAAGVPVVTHTVTYGGAMDVARAGADAVVHGVADVPVDDALIDAFRQHGTAYVATLAVYEPQAVRRFDPAEWAGLPPAARAREERARRAAQPAAGVISAANAHRWQVLGANMAAIRAAGIPAGIGTDAGIGGVYHGQSAVREVALLVERGGYSAGEALVAATATSAAIMGQADGHGTIAPGMRADLVLVDGRPDQDIADLWHTKRVWLSGREVPLTRLRRQLEDTAMTPMPVVAMTGPIWTQARSDGRTDLGTLPVDASEAGADHSRIALHQPGTDGADGVFMMAQFGAAPQPYAQAVVPLTPGAVALADASGFAGIAFTASGAGEYRLLLETYGANGGDWPAATFTAGAQAAEVRLPFSAFAKAPDLDALRALRFQLNGQPGGTAWLELDDLRFYR, from the coding sequence GTGAGGCTGCTGGCCGCCCTGCTGCTGCTGATGCCGGTGCCAGCGCTGGCACAGACGGTGCTGATCCGCGATGCGCGCGTGTTCGACGGGACCGGTACGCCCGCCTACCCGGCGGATGTGCTGGTGCAGGATGGGCGGATCGCGGCGGTCGGCCCGGACCTCGACCGGCCCCGCGGAGCCGTGCTGGTGCGGGCGCGGGGCATGACGCTGATCCCCGGCCTGCACGATCTGCACACCCACCTGCGCGCCAGCGGGCATGGCGGGCCGGAGGATATGGGCAAGGCGTGGCTCGCCCATCTGCTGAACGGCGTCACCACGGTGAACGATTATTCCGTCAGCGGGGAGATGATCGGCCCCATCCGCGCGCTGACCGCCCGGTCGGGCGCGAACGGGCAGATGTGGGCGCCGCACCTGAACCTGGCGGTGCGCACCGGCGTGCCGGGCGGGCATGGCACGGAATATGGCTGGGGCGACGCCTTCACGCTGAAGGCCGCGACCGCGCGCGCCGCGCACCGGGCGATGGAACGCGCGCTGCCCTACAAGCCCGACGTCATCAAGGCGTTCACCGATGGCTGGCGCTATGGCCGGGGCAATGACCTCAACGACATGAATGTGGAGACATTGGCGGCGATGGTCGCCGATGCCCATGCGGCGGGCGTGCCGGTGGTGACGCATACCGTCACCTATGGCGGGGCCATGGATGTGGCGCGCGCCGGGGCCGATGCGGTGGTGCATGGCGTGGCGGACGTGCCGGTGGACGACGCGCTGATCGACGCCTTCCGGCAGCACGGCACCGCCTATGTCGCCACGCTGGCAGTGTACGAGCCGCAGGCGGTGCGGCGGTTCGATCCTGCCGAGTGGGCGGGCCTGCCACCGGCCGCAAGGGCGCGGGAGGAACGCGCCCGCCGCGCGGCGCAGCCGGCGGCGGGGGTCATCTCCGCTGCCAATGCCCATCGCTGGCAGGTGCTGGGCGCCAACATGGCCGCGATCCGCGCCGCCGGCATTCCGGCGGGGATCGGCACCGATGCCGGGATCGGCGGGGTCTATCACGGCCAGTCCGCCGTGCGCGAGGTGGCCCTGCTGGTTGAACGCGGCGGCTATTCCGCAGGCGAGGCGCTGGTCGCCGCCACCGCCACCAGCGCCGCGATCATGGGCCAGGCGGACGGGCACGGCACCATCGCGCCGGGCATGCGCGCGGACCTGGTGCTGGTGGATGGCCGGCCCGATCAGGACATCGCCGACCTGTGGCACACGAAGCGCGTGTGGCTGTCCGGCAGGGAGGTGCCGCTGACGCGGTTGCGCCGGCAGCTGGAGGACACGGCCATGACGCCCATGCCGGTCGTCGCCATGACCGGCCCGATCTGGACGCAGGCGCGCAGCGACGGCCGCACCGATCTCGGCACGCTGCCGGTCGATGCCAGCGAGGCGGGCGCGGATCACAGCCGCATCGCGCTGCACCAGCCCGGCACCGATGGGGCGGACGGCGTGTTCATGATGGCGCAGTTCGGCGCCGCGCCACAGCCTTACGCGCAGGCGGTGGTGCCGCTGACGCCGGGCGCGGTGGCGCTGGCCGATGCGAGCGGGTTCGCCGGCATCGCCTTCACCGCCAGCGGCGCGGGCGAGTATCGGCTGCTGCTGGAAACCTATGGCGCGAATGGCGGCGACTGGCCGGCGGCCACGTTCACCGCGGGGGCGCAGGCGGCGGAGGTGCGGCTGCCGTTCAGCGCCTTCGCCAAGGCGCCCGACCTCGACGCGCTGCGGGCGTTGCGCTTCCAGTTGAACGGGCAGCCGGGCGGGACCGCGTGGCTGGAGCTGGACGATCTGAGATTCTACCGCTGA
- a CDS encoding BadF/BadG/BcrA/BcrD ATPase family protein has product MTFYLGVDAGGSNCRARLVDAGGAVIGSAQAHGTANASIGADALHARLLDITGQALAQAGVTAGQRGEVRAGMGIAGLGRADVRAELAALPFGFASIAFATDALIANLGAHGGRDGAILIVGTGSAVQLRVGGEDFTLGGYGFPISDEGSGAALGLSAMRHALRALDGRTRATELSLAVSERWNHDAAQAIAWMDGATPRDYGAFAPLVMDHAEAGDPNARAIVEEAASHLERFIDTIFARGAPACALVGGLAPRMRPWLRARTVARLSEPEGDPLDGALLLAGFRP; this is encoded by the coding sequence ATGACCTTCTACCTGGGTGTCGACGCGGGGGGCAGCAATTGTCGCGCGCGGCTGGTGGATGCGGGCGGCGCGGTGATCGGCAGCGCACAGGCGCACGGCACCGCCAATGCCAGCATCGGCGCGGATGCGCTGCACGCCCGGCTGCTGGACATCACCGGGCAGGCGCTGGCGCAGGCGGGCGTGACGGCCGGGCAGCGCGGGGAGGTACGCGCCGGCATGGGCATCGCCGGGCTCGGCCGGGCGGACGTGCGGGCGGAACTGGCCGCGCTGCCCTTCGGCTTTGCCAGCATCGCCTTCGCCACCGACGCGCTGATCGCCAATCTGGGCGCGCATGGCGGGCGCGACGGGGCGATCCTGATCGTAGGCACCGGCAGCGCGGTGCAGCTGCGCGTCGGTGGTGAGGATTTCACGCTGGGCGGATACGGCTTCCCCATCTCCGACGAGGGGAGCGGCGCGGCGCTGGGTCTGTCGGCCATGCGCCACGCGCTGCGGGCCCTGGACGGGCGCACCCGCGCCACGGAGCTGAGCCTGGCGGTCAGCGAGCGCTGGAACCACGATGCTGCGCAGGCGATCGCCTGGATGGATGGCGCGACCCCGCGCGATTACGGCGCCTTTGCCCCGCTGGTGATGGACCATGCGGAAGCGGGCGATCCCAATGCGCGCGCCATCGTGGAGGAGGCGGCAAGCCACCTGGAACGGTTCATCGACACCATCTTCGCCCGCGGCGCACCGGCCTGCGCGCTGGTCGGCGGCCTGGCCCCGCGCATGCGCCCATGGCTGCGCGCCCGTACCGTCGCGCGGCTGAGCGAGCCGGAGGGCGATCCGCTGGACGGGGCGCTGCTGCTGGCGGGCTTTCGCCCCTGA